In Chitinophaga varians, the following are encoded in one genomic region:
- a CDS encoding right-handed parallel beta-helix repeat-containing protein, with translation MRKSDLPLQKICRSFILLCILATGCHKPGTGGKDGPEGPGDTDANIWPSSPPAEVCGNTALLTGPNAAPAGAITVPAGDNSKFDFDRKGATFWLAPGVHTLSNNPLSQIIPADSTTFIGGPGAILDGRNINQYAFTQRASNVTIRYLTIRNFVAPRDEGVVNHDAGDKWTIEYNTISNNKGAGLMAGPNNVYRYNCIKDNGQYGINSCCGTETNEIVNFVLDHNEITGNNTDDWESKIDGCGCTGGVKFWINKNTTVTNNWVHHNKGVGLWLDNNNRGFVIENNYINDNDGNGLMIEAGYDARVRFNNFKKNAIIAGMESARKGDNFPVPAIYISEAGSPRGFNLKTSPMLISNNNFENNWGGVVLWENSNRYSGSSANTHQAGTIKMKSLYDDSPCRSGLPDVIPGSLPDKFVCRWSTENVVVENNEFRIDKAVLGCSGGNFCGINGIFSVYGSYPEFSGYQIPWRITFQQNNIFRNNHYYGDWQFAGFEVTAPDGSRVSWSDWTAPAPPVPDKPTTNNRPKTFGQDKGSTYVK, from the coding sequence ATGAGAAAATCTGATTTACCGCTGCAAAAGATCTGCAGATCTTTCATTCTTTTATGTATCCTCGCCACCGGATGCCACAAGCCTGGTACAGGCGGCAAAGATGGCCCCGAAGGGCCCGGCGATACGGACGCCAATATATGGCCGTCATCGCCACCTGCCGAAGTTTGTGGCAACACTGCTTTGCTGACAGGGCCTAATGCGGCGCCGGCGGGGGCTATCACAGTGCCGGCAGGCGATAACAGCAAATTCGACTTTGACCGCAAAGGAGCCACCTTCTGGCTGGCGCCCGGTGTACACACACTCAGCAACAATCCCCTGAGCCAGATCATACCTGCCGACAGTACCACATTTATCGGCGGGCCGGGAGCCATTCTGGACGGCCGCAATATCAACCAGTATGCTTTTACCCAGCGGGCTTCCAACGTAACGATCCGTTATCTTACCATCCGTAATTTCGTGGCGCCCCGCGACGAAGGCGTGGTAAACCATGATGCCGGCGACAAATGGACCATTGAGTACAATACCATCAGCAATAACAAGGGCGCAGGCCTCATGGCAGGCCCCAATAACGTGTACCGTTATAATTGTATAAAAGACAATGGTCAATATGGTATCAACTCCTGCTGTGGAACAGAAACAAACGAAATCGTAAATTTTGTTTTAGACCATAATGAAATCACCGGAAACAATACCGATGACTGGGAAAGCAAAATCGATGGCTGTGGCTGCACCGGCGGGGTAAAATTCTGGATCAACAAAAACACCACGGTCACCAATAACTGGGTGCATCATAACAAGGGAGTAGGCTTATGGCTGGACAATAACAACCGGGGCTTCGTGATCGAAAACAATTACATCAATGACAATGACGGAAACGGATTGATGATAGAAGCCGGATATGATGCCCGCGTACGTTTCAACAACTTCAAAAAGAACGCTATTATCGCCGGCATGGAGAGCGCCCGTAAAGGGGATAATTTCCCGGTACCGGCCATATACATCTCCGAAGCTGGCAGTCCCCGCGGGTTTAACCTGAAAACGTCCCCCATGCTGATCAGCAACAATAACTTTGAAAATAACTGGGGCGGCGTGGTACTCTGGGAAAACTCCAACCGGTACAGCGGCTCCAGCGCTAATACCCACCAGGCAGGCACTATCAAAATGAAAAGCCTGTACGATGACTCCCCCTGCCGGTCTGGCCTGCCGGACGTGATCCCAGGCAGCCTTCCGGATAAATTTGTTTGTCGCTGGTCTACCGAAAACGTGGTGGTGGAGAATAACGAATTCAGAATAGACAAGGCCGTACTGGGATGCAGCGGCGGAAACTTCTGCGGCATCAACGGGATATTTTCAGTGTACGGCAGCTATCCTGAATTCAGTGGTTACCAGATCCCCTGGCGCATCACCTTTCAGCAAAACAATATCTTCCGTAATAATCACTACTACGGCGACTGGCAATTTGCCGGATTTGAAGTGACTGCCCCTGACGGCTCCCGCGTATCCTGGAGCGACTGGACAGCCCCGGCACCTCCGGTACCGGACAAGCCCACCACCAACAACCGTCCCAAAACATTCGGACAGGACAAAGGCAGTACCTATGTGAAATAA
- a CDS encoding NADH:flavin oxidoreductase encodes MEMTKHPIFRPLPWPGHSMKNRLVVAPMSRISATEEGRATAEMEAYYTAFAKGGFSMIITEGNYTDEIASRGYAHQPGLTNAAHADAWKPVVAQVKAHGALMIAQLMHAGALSQYFQHTIAPSAIQPVGVKMAQYGGTGAFPFPRAMGADDINAVKTGFVNAAKMAMDAGFDGVELHAANGYLLDQFLTPELNVRQDQYGGSTSNRFRLSAEIIQAIREVVPAHFLVGIRLSEGKVNDLKYRWKDGADMAVGVLGEVRKAAPDFVHIAVQSGEWERDSFYSDGTSYAALAKQITGSVVIANGGMHQPARAARVIEASHADLISIGKAALADPAWPLHMLNGTSPLAFHPDMLWPEATISHTNQIITSIHPAIS; translated from the coding sequence ATGGAGATGACAAAACACCCGATATTCCGGCCGTTGCCATGGCCGGGGCACTCAATGAAAAACAGACTGGTTGTAGCGCCTATGTCGCGCATAAGTGCCACCGAAGAAGGACGGGCCACGGCAGAAATGGAAGCCTACTACACCGCTTTTGCGAAAGGTGGTTTCAGCATGATTATCACAGAAGGAAATTATACCGACGAAATAGCCAGCCGCGGTTATGCTCATCAGCCGGGGCTAACCAATGCAGCCCACGCCGATGCCTGGAAGCCGGTTGTGGCGCAGGTGAAAGCGCATGGAGCACTGATGATAGCGCAGTTGATGCATGCCGGCGCGCTGTCGCAATATTTCCAGCATACGATTGCTCCTTCGGCCATACAGCCGGTGGGCGTTAAAATGGCACAATACGGCGGCACAGGTGCTTTCCCTTTTCCCCGGGCCATGGGCGCAGATGATATCAACGCCGTTAAAACAGGTTTTGTAAATGCCGCGAAGATGGCAATGGACGCTGGCTTTGACGGGGTAGAGCTGCATGCGGCCAACGGTTACCTGCTCGACCAGTTTCTAACGCCGGAACTAAATGTCCGCCAGGATCAATATGGAGGCTCCACCAGCAACCGTTTCCGCCTTTCTGCTGAAATTATACAGGCAATCAGGGAGGTGGTGCCGGCACATTTTCTGGTAGGCATACGGTTGTCGGAAGGAAAGGTGAACGACCTCAAATACCGCTGGAAAGACGGTGCAGATATGGCCGTCGGGGTGTTGGGGGAAGTGAGAAAAGCAGCACCTGATTTTGTTCATATCGCCGTGCAAAGCGGGGAGTGGGAGCGGGACAGCTTTTACAGCGATGGCACTTCGTATGCCGCACTCGCCAAACAAATAACCGGCAGCGTGGTCATCGCCAACGGTGGCATGCACCAGCCGGCAAGGGCTGCCAGGGTGATTGAAGCATCCCATGCTGATTTGATCTCCATCGGAAAGGCTGCCCTGGCAGACCCGGCATGGCCCCTGCATATGCTGAACGGAACATCGCCCCTGGCTTTTCATCCTGATATGCTTTGGCCGGAAGCCACCATCTCTCACACCAATCAAATTATTACCTCCATTCACCCCGCTATATCATGA
- a CDS encoding RidA family protein translates to MKISQIKINPDPYQPFRLAQGYRAGDLLFISGQTAIDDSGQLTGIGDFDKQADKAFENLEKVLKAGGSSLKNVIKVTILLKDMGNFNKIVALRGKYFKAPYPADTILEVSSLYSPDALIEIEAVAVADEAAEWKQ, encoded by the coding sequence ATGAAAATCTCACAAATAAAAATCAATCCCGACCCGTATCAACCTTTTCGTCTCGCTCAGGGCTATCGCGCCGGTGATCTCCTGTTTATTTCCGGACAAACCGCCATCGACGACAGTGGCCAGTTAACAGGTATCGGTGATTTCGATAAGCAGGCCGATAAAGCGTTTGAGAACCTGGAGAAGGTGTTGAAAGCCGGCGGTTCCAGCCTTAAAAATGTAATAAAGGTGACCATCCTGCTGAAAGACATGGGCAACTTTAACAAGATCGTAGCGTTAAGGGGAAAATATTTTAAAGCGCCGTACCCGGCAGATACTATACTGGAGGTGTCTTCCCTTTATTCTCCTGACGCGCTGATCGAAATAGAGGCGGTGGCTGTGGCAGATGAAGCGGCGGAATGGAAACAGTAA
- a CDS encoding pseudouridylate synthase — translation MTDVEDDDHSFIAAQEQQAGTAFCPFADQGAARSMAGTLTFNQDEDIHPLCEIAVAELQQHLAGQNEWMHNFGLDDKGHGAVIGKMFGILIVQDQGGTLGYLSAFSGKLANGNHHNRFVGPVFDALTTGSFLNTGMVRLSEINREIAALAEEDATLHHPAITQLKALRKAHSTGLQRRLLEQFNFSNKAGHLKNMVDIFTAHGYKQPPAGAGECAGPKLLQHAFRHQMEPLALVEFWWGLSPKSATWQHGAYYKPCREKCAPILDYMLNG, via the coding sequence ATGACCGACGTAGAAGACGATGATCACTCCTTTATAGCAGCACAGGAACAACAAGCGGGCACTGCCTTTTGTCCCTTTGCGGACCAGGGCGCCGCCAGGTCGATGGCCGGAACACTCACCTTTAACCAGGATGAAGACATTCATCCGCTTTGCGAAATAGCGGTTGCAGAACTTCAGCAACATCTTGCCGGACAAAATGAATGGATGCATAATTTCGGGCTGGACGACAAAGGCCATGGCGCCGTTATTGGCAAAATGTTCGGTATACTGATCGTACAGGACCAGGGCGGAACACTGGGCTATCTGTCGGCATTTTCCGGCAAACTGGCCAATGGCAATCATCACAACAGGTTCGTGGGACCGGTATTTGACGCGCTTACAACAGGCAGTTTCCTGAATACCGGCATGGTCCGTTTATCAGAAATCAATCGTGAAATTGCCGCACTCGCTGAAGAAGACGCCACCCTTCATCATCCTGCTATTACTCAGTTGAAAGCATTGCGCAAAGCACATTCCACCGGACTGCAACGACGACTCCTGGAGCAATTCAACTTCAGCAACAAGGCCGGCCATCTGAAAAACATGGTGGACATCTTTACTGCTCACGGCTATAAACAACCGCCCGCAGGCGCCGGAGAATGCGCAGGCCCCAAACTGCTGCAACACGCCTTTCGCCACCAGATGGAACCGCTGGCCCTGGTGGAGTTCTGGTGGGGCTTGTCTCCCAAATCGGCCACCTGGCAACATGGCGCCTATTACAAGCCATGCAGGGAAAAATGCGCGCCGATACTGGATTATATGTTGAACGGGTAA
- a CDS encoding M57 family metalloprotease → MKNQAIFFLICLLAGSLITSCRKDNNQGSTDKPNISNDVLAQIKAKGFSTSNVHAVKDGYLVEGDIFLSSKDLSRKAQNTKVRVAKTEQYSTNNLVVALPRVITVKVVSLGSAFVQGTDLAIQRYNALGLRIRFQRITSGNADITIQGFYEGPSGGYITLGSSGFPTDAGDPFNLIEMNTHPYAYGSNPNVQYVGSVIQHEIGHCIGMRHTDYMDRSYSCGGDPVDEGDGGVGAVYLPGTPSDPDPNSWMLACSNGGNRTFNSNDIIALNYLYR, encoded by the coding sequence ATGAAGAATCAAGCAATTTTTTTTCTGATCTGCCTGTTGGCCGGTTCACTCATCACTTCGTGCCGGAAAGACAACAACCAGGGCAGCACTGACAAACCCAACATTTCCAACGATGTACTGGCGCAGATTAAAGCAAAAGGTTTCAGTACAAGCAACGTACACGCCGTAAAAGACGGCTATCTCGTGGAAGGAGATATTTTCCTTAGTTCCAAAGACCTCAGCCGGAAAGCCCAAAACACGAAAGTAAGGGTTGCCAAAACAGAACAGTATTCCACCAATAACCTGGTAGTGGCCCTGCCCCGCGTGATCACCGTGAAGGTGGTCAGCCTGGGAAGCGCGTTTGTACAAGGCACCGACCTGGCGATCCAACGTTACAACGCATTGGGACTGCGCATCCGGTTCCAGCGCATTACCAGCGGTAATGCTGATATCACCATCCAGGGCTTCTATGAAGGACCCAGTGGCGGTTATATTACTTTGGGTTCATCCGGTTTCCCCACCGATGCGGGAGACCCGTTTAACCTGATAGAAATGAATACCCACCCCTACGCGTACGGCAGCAACCCGAACGTACAGTACGTGGGCTCCGTGATCCAGCACGAAATCGGACATTGCATCGGTATGCGCCATACCGACTATATGGACCGTTCCTACAGCTGCGGCGGTGATCCGGTAGATGAAGGCGATGGCGGCGTAGGCGCGGTATACCTGCCCGGCACCCCCAGCGACCCTGATCCAAACTCCTGGATGCTGGCCTGCTCCAATGGCGGCAACCGCACTTTCAATTCCAATGACATCATTGCATTGAATTACCTCTATCGTTAA
- a CDS encoding YdcF family protein, protein MKKLLIVLGAPNGPLGELSQIAQDRLACALRFYNANSDCWIVCTGGFGQHFNTTDKPHFFYAVKYLTDNNVPASAFLECPPSSNTIEDFQMTRSLVWEEQPDVLVIITSDFHLARARALYTRIINYPKVIFVPASSSLPEAQLAPLVEHEARALKKLQENTL, encoded by the coding sequence ATGAAAAAACTACTGATCGTACTGGGCGCGCCCAATGGCCCTCTTGGTGAGCTGTCGCAGATAGCGCAGGACAGACTGGCCTGTGCGCTTCGTTTTTATAACGCCAACAGTGATTGCTGGATTGTTTGCACCGGTGGCTTCGGTCAGCACTTTAATACAACAGACAAGCCTCACTTTTTTTATGCTGTAAAGTACCTGACAGACAACAACGTTCCGGCGTCTGCTTTTCTGGAATGTCCGCCTTCTTCCAATACGATAGAAGATTTTCAAATGACCAGAAGCCTGGTATGGGAAGAGCAGCCGGACGTCCTGGTGATCATCACCTCTGATTTTCATCTGGCAAGGGCCAGGGCCTTGTACACCAGGATCATCAACTACCCGAAGGTCATCTTCGTTCCTGCATCCTCTTCCTTACCGGAAGCGCAGCTGGCGCCGCTGGTGGAGCATGAGGCACGGGCATTGAAAAAGCTGCAGGAGAACACGCTATAA
- a CDS encoding discoidin domain-containing protein, which yields MTKIFPLLVVTTVLMMAMTSCQKKPESALLQKTGAKTELGSANGVANGTYMLNIVYFVPSDLDTVPGYRARLNGVFLYMQNFTSKWMNQWGYAGKTLGLPTDSTGQLKISLIRGQLGKSSYPYDGGSGAVMSEVNAYFAAHPTEKKSDHIMVIIPTYSYGANGDPSGGPFYGIGRWCFALDYTGLDTINLGKPDDKFSTKWIGGMAHEMGHGINLPHNGGAQSQNILYGTTLMGYGNGTLGKAPTYFSPADAAILANGQLFSNVTRGDWYTDPGCQVKQVYAEYNSAAASIIVSGKFSATKPVKDIAYYNRNTGNDNGGYNSVTFASKPIGTDSFRIVMPVSDFRDKGNTNYEFTIRLCHENGSITSYVAAYSFVNGTPVITFGDKPVYDKTAWTVIAFSSQETASENGAAINIIDGSGSSFWHSRWSSNAATYPHYITIDMGQALDVNRFTFKQRDSRMVKVVEILTSNDNATWASLGDFTLAQTTNPQNIVLSAVQHFRYFKLNMKSSYDGQQFAAMCEVGTYKD from the coding sequence ATGACCAAAATCTTTCCTCTCCTGGTGGTTACCACAGTACTGATGATGGCAATGACCAGCTGCCAGAAAAAGCCGGAATCCGCCCTTTTGCAAAAAACCGGTGCTAAAACTGAATTGGGATCAGCCAACGGCGTGGCCAATGGCACTTATATGCTGAACATCGTGTATTTCGTTCCTTCCGACCTGGATACCGTACCGGGGTACCGGGCAAGGCTAAACGGCGTGTTCCTGTACATGCAAAACTTCACCTCCAAATGGATGAACCAGTGGGGATATGCCGGCAAAACACTGGGACTGCCGACAGACAGCACCGGACAGCTGAAAATATCGCTGATACGCGGGCAGCTGGGCAAAAGCAGTTATCCGTATGATGGAGGTTCCGGCGCAGTGATGAGCGAGGTGAACGCTTATTTTGCCGCGCACCCCACAGAGAAAAAGAGCGACCATATCATGGTGATCATCCCCACCTATTCGTATGGCGCCAATGGAGACCCCAGCGGCGGGCCGTTCTATGGCATCGGCCGGTGGTGCTTCGCTCTGGACTATACCGGTCTGGACACCATCAACCTGGGAAAACCGGATGACAAATTTTCCACCAAATGGATTGGCGGCATGGCCCATGAAATGGGACATGGCATTAATCTGCCGCATAACGGTGGCGCACAATCGCAAAATATCCTGTACGGCACTACGCTGATGGGCTATGGCAACGGCACCCTGGGAAAAGCGCCTACCTATTTTTCTCCGGCAGATGCAGCTATACTGGCCAACGGGCAGCTTTTCAGCAACGTTACCCGGGGCGACTGGTACACCGATCCCGGCTGCCAGGTGAAACAGGTATATGCTGAATACAACAGCGCTGCGGCAAGCATTATTGTTTCCGGCAAATTCTCCGCCACCAAGCCGGTGAAAGATATCGCCTATTACAACCGTAATACCGGTAATGACAACGGCGGATATAACTCCGTTACCTTCGCTTCCAAGCCTATCGGCACTGACAGTTTCCGTATAGTCATGCCTGTCAGTGACTTCAGGGACAAGGGCAATACCAACTATGAATTTACTATCCGGCTTTGCCATGAAAACGGCAGCATCACCAGTTACGTGGCTGCCTATAGCTTCGTCAACGGTACACCGGTCATTACCTTTGGCGATAAGCCGGTATACGATAAAACCGCCTGGACAGTGATCGCCTTCAGTTCACAGGAGACAGCCAGCGAAAACGGTGCCGCCATCAATATCATAGACGGTTCCGGCAGCTCGTTCTGGCATTCCCGCTGGTCTTCCAACGCCGCCACCTATCCCCATTACATCACCATCGATATGGGCCAGGCGCTGGATGTAAACCGGTTTACCTTTAAACAGCGCGACAGCAGAATGGTAAAAGTGGTGGAGATACTGACCAGCAACGACAACGCCACCTGGGCTTCCCTGGGCGATTTCACGCTGGCCCAAACCACCAATCCTCAAAACATCGTGCTTTCCGCTGTACAGCATTTCCGGTACTTCAAGCTGAATATGAAAAGTTCCTATGACGGCCAACAGTTTGCGGCCATGTGCGAAGTGGGGACCTATAAAGATTAA
- a CDS encoding SusD/RagB family nutrient-binding outer membrane lipoprotein — protein MKTIFKQLCFLSVLMFLMTSCTKKFDEINQDPNNPKTTDPGYLLVSAEKKAMDNIWNEWNNGRTGMHYAQYWSATTYSNESRYQIRENQNNTFWNILYAGSLKDLNEIIKINTEKTFEYSSNQIAIAEILKVWTYHMLVDVYEDIPYKLSLGGLERPNSPYDKAITIYTDLLKVLGEQAAKLDPSKGSFPAKTDIIYNGDINKWKRFANSLRLRIAMRVSDVPALQTLVNQAINDAVASGVFTSNADNALFRYVEAPPNNNPLNESYKSRVDFCMCKTLVDYMLDVNDPRLPVYAAPTKDNGRYIGKAYGLNQQNGETIPNSAISLPGSAVLDAKAPGVYMDYAEVEFILAEAVERKIISGSAEDHYKKGIRASLEDRGVAPADIDPYIAGVPYNGGQWKNVIGTQKWIAMYMQGLEGWFERLRLDFKRPNGQDLFVAPVDGSLDREVTVVPTRMTYPVDEQQLNKSNYDKAVQSIGGKDSKAARHFWDLY, from the coding sequence ATGAAAACAATATTCAAGCAACTATGCTTCTTGTCGGTACTGATGTTCCTGATGACAAGCTGCACCAAAAAGTTTGATGAGATCAACCAGGACCCGAACAATCCTAAAACGACCGATCCGGGCTACCTGCTGGTCTCCGCCGAGAAAAAAGCCATGGACAATATCTGGAACGAATGGAACAACGGACGCACCGGCATGCATTACGCCCAGTATTGGTCCGCCACTACATATTCCAATGAAAGCCGCTACCAGATCCGTGAAAACCAGAACAACACCTTTTGGAACATTCTGTATGCCGGCTCCCTCAAAGATCTCAACGAGATCATTAAAATCAACACAGAAAAAACGTTCGAGTATTCTTCCAATCAGATAGCCATCGCGGAAATCCTGAAAGTATGGACCTATCATATGCTGGTGGATGTGTATGAAGACATTCCCTATAAATTATCCCTGGGCGGCCTGGAACGGCCCAACAGTCCATACGACAAGGCCATCACCATCTACACCGATCTGCTGAAAGTACTCGGTGAACAGGCCGCAAAACTGGACCCTTCCAAAGGGTCATTTCCTGCCAAAACAGACATCATCTACAATGGAGACATCAATAAATGGAAACGCTTCGCCAACTCTCTGCGGCTTCGTATAGCGATGAGGGTAAGCGATGTTCCTGCCTTGCAGACGCTGGTCAACCAGGCCATCAACGATGCCGTTGCCTCCGGCGTGTTCACCTCCAATGCAGACAATGCCCTGTTCAGATATGTGGAAGCTCCGCCGAACAACAACCCGCTGAATGAATCCTATAAGTCCCGTGTCGATTTCTGCATGTGCAAAACGCTGGTAGACTACATGCTGGACGTCAATGATCCCCGGTTGCCTGTATATGCCGCCCCCACCAAAGACAATGGCAGGTATATCGGTAAAGCGTACGGGCTAAACCAGCAGAACGGGGAAACCATTCCCAACAGCGCCATTTCACTGCCCGGCAGCGCCGTACTGGACGCCAAAGCGCCCGGTGTTTATATGGACTACGCCGAAGTGGAATTTATCCTGGCAGAAGCCGTGGAAAGGAAAATCATCAGCGGCTCCGCTGAAGACCACTATAAAAAAGGCATCAGGGCTTCCCTGGAAGACCGCGGCGTTGCCCCCGCTGACATCGATCCCTACATCGCAGGCGTACCGTATAATGGCGGCCAGTGGAAAAATGTAATCGGCACACAGAAGTGGATCGCCATGTACATGCAGGGACTGGAAGGATGGTTTGAAAGGCTGCGGCTCGACTTTAAGCGGCCCAACGGGCAGGACCTGTTCGTAGCGCCCGTGGACGGCTCCCTCGACCGTGAGGTAACGGTGGTGCCTACCCGCATGACCTACCCCGTAGACGAACAACAGCTGAACAAAAGCAACTACGACAAAGCCGTTCAGTCTATCGGCGGTAAAGACAGCAAAGCAGCCAGACATTTCTGGGACCTTTATTAA